One window of Pseudomonadota bacterium genomic DNA carries:
- a CDS encoding sulfite exporter TauE/SafE family protein — translation MLSTLPLFFGVGLLAGIMAGLFGIGGGLVIVPALLVAFRSQNIPPELTMHLALGTSLATIVVTSISSVLAHRAKGAIRWDVVSRLAPGVALGAILGAFAADFMPGALLQALFALFALIMALTMAMDFKPSAHRSLPGRSGLLVVGSVIGTLSALAGIGGGSLTVPFLSYCNVAMRYAVGIAAACGFPIALAGSAGYLLAGWGQADLPAYSTGYIYWPAFFGITVATATSAPLGARLAHRFSERRMKQLFAGFLVIVGLRLLF, via the coding sequence ATGCTGAGCACCCTACCGCTCTTTTTCGGCGTTGGCCTGTTGGCCGGCATCATGGCCGGATTGTTCGGCATCGGTGGCGGGTTGGTCATCGTGCCGGCACTTCTCGTGGCTTTTCGCAGTCAGAATATCCCGCCCGAACTGACCATGCATTTGGCGCTGGGCACGTCCCTGGCCACGATTGTCGTCACGTCCATTTCATCGGTCCTGGCGCACCGGGCCAAAGGCGCCATCCGCTGGGACGTGGTGAGCCGCTTGGCGCCGGGGGTCGCACTGGGCGCTATTCTGGGTGCGTTTGCCGCAGATTTCATGCCTGGTGCCCTGCTACAGGCCTTATTTGCATTGTTCGCTTTGATCATGGCACTGACCATGGCCATGGACTTCAAACCGTCAGCCCATCGCAGCCTGCCCGGCCGGTCCGGTCTACTCGTCGTCGGCAGTGTCATCGGGACGCTATCGGCCCTCGCGGGGATCGGCGGTGGCTCGCTCACCGTCCCGTTCTTGAGTTACTGCAACGTCGCGATGCGTTATGCCGTGGGTATCGCCGCAGCGTGTGGCTTTCCGATCGCCTTGGCCGGGAGCGCCGGATACCTTTTGGCCGGCTGGGGACAAGCGGACTTGCCTGCCTACAGTACCGGCTACATCTATTGGCCCGCGTTTTTCGGTATTACCGTGGCCACCGCGACGTCAGCACCGTTGGGAGCGCGACTGGCACATCG